A DNA window from Fragaria vesca subsp. vesca linkage group LG3, FraVesHawaii_1.0, whole genome shotgun sequence contains the following coding sequences:
- the LOC101298579 gene encoding heavy metal-associated isoprenylated plant protein 26-like, producing the protein MATKPAEEPPGSLKYQTWVLKVSIHCEGCKKKVKKVLQSIEGVYTITIDSRLHKVTVTGNVEAETLLKKLLRSNKDVEL; encoded by the exons ATGGCAACAAAACCAGCTGAAGAACCTCCTGGATCCTTGAAATACCAG ACATGGGTGTTAAAAGTCTCAATTCATTGTGAAGGCTGCAAAAAGAAAGTGAAGAAAGTTCTTCAAAGCATTGAAG GGGTTTACACTATTACGATTGATTCTCGGCTGCACAAGGTCACAGTGACTGGCAACGTGGAGGCAGAGACCTTGCTCAAGAAGCTGTTGAGGTCAAACAAGGACGTCGAGCTTTGA
- the LOC101292776 gene encoding dephospho-CoA kinase domain-containing protein-like — MRIVGLTGGISSGKSTVSNLFKAHDIPVVDADLVARDVLKKGTGGWKKVVSAFGQDILQLDGEVDRPKLGQIVFSNPEKRQLLNRLLAPYISSGIFWEISKLWLKGFKVIVLDVPLLFEAKMDRWTKPIIVVWVDPETQLKRLMLRDSTSEDDALNRINAQMSLNLKRDKADIVINNTGSREDLEERFRSVLFEVKKPLTWTEFWLSRQGASSALVSIIIGVLMFKKVYSSSKL; from the exons ATGAGGATAGTGGGACTGACGGGTGGGATTTCGTCTGGGAAGAGTACCGTCTCAAATCTCTTCAAGGCCCATGACATTCCTGTTGTCGACGCCGACCTTGTGGCTCGG GATGTATTGAAGAAGGGAACTGGTGGATGGAAAAAGGTTGTTTCAGCATTTGGACAGGACATTCTGCAACTTGATGGAGAAGTTGATAGGCCTAAACTAGGCCAAATTGTATTCTCTAATCCTGAAAAGCGTCAACTTTTGAACCG ACTACTGGCTCCTTACATATCATCTGGAATCTTTTGGGAAATTTCTAAGCTATGGCTGAAGGGGTTTAAGGTTATTGTTCTTGATGTCCCTCTGTTATTCGAGGCCAAGATGGACAGATGGACAAAGCCCATTATCGTTGTATGGGTCGATCCTGAAACACAACTCAAGAGACTCATGTTAAGAGACAGCACAAGTGAGGATGATGCCCTAAACCGAATAAATGCTCAGATGTCACTTAATTTAAAGAGGGATAAGGCTGACATAGTGATTAATAACACTGGATCACGAGAGGATTTAGAAGAGAGGTTTAGGAGTGTGCTATTTGAGGTCAAAAAGCCCTTGACATGGACTGAATTTTGGCTTTCTCGACAAGGTGCTTCATCTGCTCTGGTCTCCATTATCATAGGTGTTCTTATGTTCAAAAAAGTTTATAGTAGTAGTAAATTATAG